One Bacteroidia bacterium DNA window includes the following coding sequences:
- a CDS encoding dehydrogenase translates to MIFDRKQLEDSTLLHLYKSILKPRMIEEKMLLLLRQGKISKWFSGIGQEAISVGLTAALLPNEYILPMHRNLGVFTGRGMKLGQLFAQFQGKESGFSKGRERSFHFGSKEHHIVGMISHLGPQLGIADGIALSHLLKNENRVTAVFTGDGGASEGDFHESINVAAVWNLPVIFVIENNGYGLSTPSQEQFKCKQFIDKAIGYGIEGIQIDGNNLLEVYNTVQALAEDLRANPRPVLLECMTFRMRGHEEASGTKYVPKELFEIWGQKDPLENYASWLKSLGLLTESIEEDYRREIKLEIEQAIEVAFGEPEIVPDTQKELADIYAPFLFEEKKPSGTFTNKRLINAISDGLRMALEKHPNLVLMGQDIAEYGGVFKVTEGFVEVFGKDRIRNTPLCESAIVGSGLGLSINGMKAMVEMQFADFVTCGFNQIVNNLAKSYWRWGQNADVVIRMPTGAGVGAGPFHSQSNEAWFFHVPGLKIVFPSSPEDAKGLLLSAFEDPNPVLFFEHKALYRSISGNVPDDYYTIPIGKANLIKEGNDLSIITYGFGVHWALELIEKNPEISADILDLRSLLPFDKESIEKTVKKTGKVLILHEDTLT, encoded by the coding sequence ATGATTTTTGATAGAAAGCAACTGGAAGATTCAACGCTTCTACACTTGTATAAATCCATCCTGAAACCAAGGATGATTGAAGAGAAAATGCTCTTATTGCTGAGACAAGGAAAAATTTCTAAATGGTTTAGCGGAATTGGGCAAGAGGCCATATCGGTAGGATTAACTGCTGCTCTTCTTCCTAACGAATACATTCTGCCTATGCACCGTAACTTAGGTGTGTTTACCGGAAGAGGGATGAAGCTGGGTCAGTTGTTTGCTCAATTTCAGGGCAAGGAGTCGGGTTTTTCAAAGGGTAGGGAAAGATCCTTCCATTTTGGCTCAAAAGAACACCATATTGTAGGTATGATTTCCCATTTGGGTCCACAATTAGGAATCGCGGATGGAATTGCTTTAAGTCATCTACTTAAGAATGAGAATAGAGTTACCGCTGTTTTTACAGGAGACGGTGGAGCAAGTGAAGGTGATTTTCATGAATCAATTAATGTAGCTGCAGTTTGGAATTTGCCCGTAATTTTTGTGATAGAAAACAATGGATATGGTTTATCCACACCTTCTCAGGAACAGTTTAAATGTAAGCAATTTATTGATAAGGCTATTGGATATGGTATAGAAGGAATCCAAATTGATGGAAATAACTTATTGGAAGTATACAATACCGTTCAGGCTCTTGCCGAAGATTTACGAGCTAATCCAAGACCGGTTCTGTTGGAATGTATGACCTTTCGTATGAGAGGCCATGAAGAAGCTAGTGGAACAAAATATGTACCTAAAGAACTTTTTGAAATTTGGGGACAAAAGGATCCTTTGGAAAATTATGCATCTTGGCTCAAATCCTTAGGCTTGCTAACTGAAAGTATTGAAGAGGATTATAGACGAGAAATTAAATTGGAAATAGAACAAGCCATCGAAGTAGCATTTGGTGAGCCTGAAATTGTGCCGGATACGCAAAAGGAATTAGCTGATATATATGCCCCGTTTTTGTTTGAAGAAAAAAAGCCATCCGGTACTTTTACAAACAAACGCCTGATTAATGCCATCAGTGATGGTTTGCGTATGGCTTTGGAAAAACATCCCAACTTGGTTTTGATGGGGCAGGATATTGCTGAATACGGTGGAGTTTTTAAGGTAACTGAAGGGTTTGTTGAAGTTTTTGGGAAAGATAGAATCCGAAATACTCCGTTATGTGAAAGCGCTATTGTTGGTTCAGGTTTAGGTTTATCTATCAATGGTATGAAAGCCATGGTTGAAATGCAGTTTGCGGACTTTGTAACCTGTGGGTTTAATCAAATTGTAAATAATCTGGCAAAAAGTTACTGGAGGTGGGGGCAAAATGCCGATGTAGTAATTCGAATGCCTACCGGAGCAGGGGTTGGTGCCGGACCTTTTCACTCTCAAAGTAATGAGGCTTGGTTTTTCCATGTGCCAGGTTTGAAAATCGTTTTCCCTTCAAGTCCGGAAGATGCTAAAGGTCTTCTGCTTTCGGCCTTTGAAGATCCGAATCCGGTTTTGTTTTTTGAACATAAAGCATTGTATCGAAGTATTTCAGGCAATGTGCCGGATGACTATTATACCATTCCAATCGGGAAAGCTAATTTGATTAAGGAAGGGAATGATCTGAGTATTATTACTTACGGTTTTGGAGTTCATTGGGCTTTAGAATTGATTGAAAAAAATCCGGAAATCTCCGCCGATATTCTTGACCTGCGTTCGTTGTTGCCATTTGATAAGGAGTCTATTGAGAAAACTGTTAAGAAAACAGGTAAAGTATTGATTTTGCATGAAGATACTTTAAC
- a CDS encoding RNA-binding protein, which yields MNLYIGNIPYRTRQNDLTQLFSNYGQVTSATIITDKVTGRSKGFGFVDMPNDNEALAAIEAVNGLEFNGRNLTVNQAKPREERPRNSRD from the coding sequence ATGAATCTCTATATCGGAAACATTCCTTACAGGACCCGACAAAACGACCTCACTCAATTATTTTCCAACTACGGACAAGTAACATCTGCAACAATTATTACCGACAAAGTTACTGGTCGTAGTAAAGGTTTTGGCTTTGTTGACATGCCAAATGACAACGAAGCATTAGCTGCTATCGAAGCTGTTAATGGTTTGGAATTTAACGGAAGAAACCTAACAGTTAACCAAGCAAAACCAAGAGAAGAAAGACCAAGAAATTCAAGGGACTAA
- a CDS encoding glycosyltransferase: MRILHVIPSLQLGGAEKLCLEICKELSKRPGIEIRLAILDNIIEHDISSVNFPIIFVDSVFIPSILGKSVVKLDGLEKLIEEFKPTVIHSHLFRAEISSRYHIHQGISYFSHSHDKMHQLKKPSIFGLFNKKKITLAFERNWINKQYVACNNHFITISEDTYLYIKENIPRSIRNQVYLLPNAVNTSNFQINNRQFNSKFPKNLISIGSIIPIKNHLFLLKVVQYLNSIGYEVNLQILGKGSLKDFIEEKAIEFGIQSKINIQSTTNLLPHLKIADVYVHSCKLEGFGLVFIEAGSAGLPIVTLDGKGNRDLIKNGINGFMLEQEDVVNFGNKIMEVLQSEETYSQFSENSKKIASGFDIIPYVTKLLDLYLKS, from the coding sequence ATGCGGATTCTTCATGTTATTCCTTCATTGCAACTGGGTGGTGCTGAAAAATTATGCCTAGAAATCTGCAAGGAACTTTCCAAAAGGCCTGGAATTGAAATAAGACTAGCCATTCTGGATAACATCATTGAACATGATATATCCTCCGTAAACTTCCCGATTATTTTTGTTGATTCCGTATTTATTCCTTCAATCCTGGGAAAGTCAGTTGTTAAACTAGATGGACTTGAAAAGCTAATTGAAGAATTTAAACCAACCGTTATTCATTCTCATTTATTTCGGGCTGAGATAAGCTCCAGGTACCATATTCACCAAGGGATTTCCTACTTTAGCCATTCACATGATAAAATGCATCAACTTAAAAAGCCATCCATTTTTGGACTTTTTAATAAGAAGAAAATTACCTTGGCATTTGAGAGAAATTGGATAAACAAGCAATATGTAGCTTGTAATAACCACTTTATTACAATTTCAGAAGATACCTACCTTTATATTAAAGAAAATATTCCCAGGTCCATTCGAAATCAGGTTTACCTTCTTCCGAACGCTGTTAATACTTCTAATTTCCAGATCAATAACAGACAATTCAATTCTAAATTCCCCAAAAACCTGATCTCTATTGGAAGCATTATTCCAATCAAAAATCACCTTTTCTTATTAAAAGTTGTACAATACCTTAACTCAATTGGGTATGAAGTAAACCTTCAGATTTTGGGTAAAGGAAGTTTAAAAGACTTTATTGAAGAAAAAGCTATTGAATTTGGTATCCAATCAAAAATAAATATTCAATCAACAACCAATTTACTACCCCATCTTAAAATTGCCGATGTTTACGTTCACTCTTGCAAACTTGAAGGATTTGGATTGGTTTTCATTGAAGCAGGTTCAGCAGGACTTCCAATTGTTACGCTTGATGGTAAAGGAAACCGTGATTTAATAAAAAATGGGATTAATGGTTTTATGTTAGAGCAGGAAGATGTAGTTAATTTTGGAAATAAAATTATGGAGGTGCTTCAATCCGAAGAAACCTATTCTCAATTTTCGGAAAATTCAAAAAAAATAGCTTCCGGATTTGATATTATCCCTTACGTTACTAAACTTCTTGATCTCTACCTTAAAAGTTAA